GCCATGACCTTGCAGCCCGGCGCCAAGCCGGCGATGCCGATGCGATTGTCCGCCACCGCTGCAATGATGCCGCTCACCGCCGTGCCGTGGCCGTTCTCATCGGAAGGATCGTTGTCGCGTTCGCGATAGTCGCTGCCATCCGGAAAGTTGGGCGCGTCGGTGAAATCCCACCCGATGACGTCATCGATGAAGCCGTTGCCGTCATCATCGCTGCCGTTGGCATCCGTGGCATCAAGCCGGCCGTTGCCGTTCAAATCTTCAGCGGCGTTGCTCCAGAGGTTGGGCTGCAAATCAGGATGATCGAGTTCGATGCCCGTGTCGATTACGGCAATCAGCACATTGGCAGCGCCGGTGGTGGTGCGCCAGGCCGTGGTGGCACGCAGGGTTGACAGCGCCCATTGTGCGGGAAAGAGAGAATCATTGGGCGCCCAGTTTTGACGCGGGGCGGCGGGCCTGCCGGCAGTCCGCAACACGTGGTTGAATTGCGCCTGCGCGATCCCGGGGAGTTGTGAGAGTTCAGCAAGCCAGGCCGCCAGTTCTGCCGGGTTGTTGCGAAAGCGCACCAACACGTAGGCGTTGAGTCCGTCAGCTTGCAGCGCGGGAAACAAGGGCTGCGCCTCATATGCCCCCAGGCTTTGCAGCCGGGCGTGAAGGGGGCCTTGCGGATCAAAGGTAATGTCACTGCCTTTGCCGAGCACCGCGGCATCCTTGTGCAATTTGATGATGATTTCGTTGGAAACGAAGGCAGCCTCCGCCGCGGTGGATTGCGGCAAAACCGGCGGGGTCTGGAAGGCCAGCAAGCCGAAGGCGAAAAGCCCGCAGGCGAAGTGCAGGCAAGTCGAGCGTGAGAGAGAAATCTTGGTCATGCCTTGAAATCAGGAAATCATGTTCAGCCGGCGGAAGGGGGCGGCCAGGGCGTGGCCCGCGATCCGCAGCGCCGCGGTGAGCAGGAAGAGTGGCGCCAGCAACACCAACCCGGCGGCTTCCAGGCGCGAGCGGTGATACTTCCAAAAGTAGCGCCAAAAAGAGAGGTGCGAACTCCACAAAGCGGCCGGCCGGACTTGTTTGACGCTGGCGCCCAGGGCATGAAACACTTTTACTTCTGCGGTGAAGCGAATCTGCCAGCCCGCCTGCCAGACGCGGCGGCACCAATCGACATCGCTGAAAAAAAGCGGGAAGCGTTCATCCCACCGGCCGATGGCCTGCACGACCTGCGGCCGCACGAGCAAACAAGCGCCCTGCGGCTGGTCCACCGCGCGTGAGCGGCGATGATCGAAATCGCCCATCTTCCAGCGATTGCAGCGCCGGGAAGCCGGAAAGGCGCGTGACAAGCCGGTGAATTCGAAAAACAAGTCGGCATAGCGCGGAAAGCGCCGGCACGAGGGTTGGATCGTCGCGTCTGAGAAGGTGTACGGCGCTGTGATCGCGGATGGCAGCGAGGCGTTGAGATAATGCAGTTGCGGCGCAATCACGCCGACGTGATCGTGCTCATAAAGCTCGGTGAGCAGCCGGGCGAGGCTGGCAGGCGGAAAAACGGTATCGGGATTCAAAAACAAAACCGGGGCCTCGAGCGGGCAGAGCGCCAAGCCTTGATTCAGCGCCGCGGTGAATCCCACATTGCTGTGATTGCGCAGCACGTGTGCCGTAACCCGGGGCACGGGCAACTCGCGAACGGCCTGTGCGGCGATTTCCATCGTGTTGTCCGTTGAGGCATTGTCAATGAGATGAATCGTCAATCGGCGCCGGGGTTCGGCGAGCGGCAGCGAGGCCAGGCAGGCGCCAATGTGCGCCGCGCTTTGATAGGTGACCAGGATGATCGCGAGGTGATCCGGCGGCGGCATCGCGGGCCTCATTCCACGCAGATCAGCTCGCGTGTGATGGGCGTCAGGATTTCACACCCGCCGGCAGTGACGAGCACGTCGTCTTCGAGGCGCACGCCGCCCATTCCCGGCAGATAGACGCCAGGCTCGAGGGCGAGCACGCTGCCAAACGGAATCACATCCTTGCTCTCGGGACCGATGCGCGGGAGCATGTGTACATCCAGGCCCAAGCCGTGGCCCAGGGCATGATTGAATTGCTCGCCGAAGCCTTTGGCTTTGAGAAATTCGCGCGCGACCTGGTCCAGCGCGACGGCTTTCATCTCCGGCCGCAAGGCGGCATAGACTTGCTCGCCGGCTTCTTTGACGACGTGATAAACTTCCCGCAACCGGGCGGGTGGCTCACCTACGGCGATCGTGCGCGTGACGTCGGAAGCGTAGCCGGCGCAGACGCAGCCGAAATCGATGACGACCATGTCACCGGGTTGCAGGCGGCGGGCGGTGCTGCGGCCATGCGGCAGGGCGGAACGTGGGCCGCTGGCAACGATCGGCTCGAAGGGGTCTGCTTCGGAACCGGCTTTGCGGCTGCGATAAACGATCTCGGCGGCAAGGTCGGCCTCACTCACGCCCAGGCGCAAATAGGGCTGAATCGCCTCCCAGGTCTGGCAGGCGAACGCGGCCGCCTGGCGCAGCGCCGCCAGTTCATTCGCTTCCTTGGGAACCGCGAGTTGGGACAGCAGCCGTTCGGTGGGCGTGAGCTTGAGCTGGGGAAAGTGTTTGCGCAGTTGGGAAAGCTGTTGGCAGGTGAGGTGATGATCTTCGAAGCCGACGCGCCAGCCGGAGGGCAAGGCGCGGTTTTCCTTTAGTGGCACAAACAAATCGCGGTAGGCGATGAGAACTTCGGCATGCTCCACTTCCTGCGCCGCCTGATCGCGGTAGCGCCAATCGGTGACGAGCAAGCTGCGTACTGCCGTGATCAAACCCAGCGCGTTCGAGCCGGTGAAGCCGAAGAAATAGCGCACGCTCGCCGGCGCGCTGATCAGCATGGCGGCCAGCTCTTTCTCGCGCAACGCTTGCCGGAGGCGCTCGATTCTATCCGGCATTCTGCGTCTCTTGCAAACGTTTTTTCAAGTAGTCGATTTTTTCACGATAATGGCGGTTGGCCGGATCCTTCTTGCTGAGCAGCTCGAAGACGCCGATGGCCTTGGCATACTGGCCCTGCGCGGCATAAATCTCACCGAGGGTGGGAGTGACGATTTTGTCGCGCGGCTGAAATTCGCTGTTGGGCATCGGTGCGACGCTTTCCTCCAACTGCTCCAGCAGGCGGGTGGGTGCAGGCCGGCGGCGATTCGCGGGCGCGGCCGGCACGGAAGTGCGCTCTGCAGCGGCGTCATTTGCAGCAGTTTTTTCGACCGGTGGCAAGGCTTCGAAATCAAAATCCGTGTCCGCCGAATGTTGGGGAGGGGGCGCGGCCGGCCCCGGTGCTGCCGCGAAATCCGGTTCTTCGATTTCCGTATCCAGCGGTTCTTCGGTCACCGGCGGCCGGTTTAGGTCAGCGGTTGCCGGTGGCGGCGCTGCCGTTCTCCTGCTGTACTGCTGCACCTCGAAGCCTTCCAAGGCGGGCAATGGCTTGGCGGCGGCGGGTTCGGGCGCCGCGGCACTCTTTCGCTCCAGCGTCGGTGCCGGCCGGTCGTCGGCATCGTCGATGACTTCATCGTTGAAGATATCGTCGAGAATCGAAGAAAAGCGGGCCTCGTCTGATTTGGTGAGCACCGCGGTGTTGGTCTCAAGTTTCTTGTCGGCGCTGCGGTCGTGAATCGGCTCGGGAAGGTTGACGGGCTGCGGCGGCGCCGGGCGGGGTGCTTCGGCGCTGGGCTTCGCAGAGGTCGCCAGCAATTCTTCATCCGACAGCGGCAGCGCGGTGAGCGGCGGTTTGGGCTCGGCCGGCGCCGGCGGTGCGGGTGGTTCAGCGGGTTTCCGGGCCGGCGGTTCGGCAGGTTGCTTGGGAATGGGTGCTGCGGGTTTGCGCGCGGCGGCTGCCGTAGCAGAAGCCGGCCGGCTCGCCGTCGTAGTGGAGGGGGAAGCCGGCGCGCGTGTCGCCGGCGCAGCGACCTGGCTCTGCCGCGCAAACTCATCCACCACGGATTGCACATAGTTGTCGAGAGGGTCAATATGCAGGATCTTGCGGTAGCTCATCTCGCAGGTATTGTCCCACTCGATTTCGCGCATCAAATCACCGTACTGGCGATGGGCGGCAATGTGTTTGGGATCAAACACCAGCACGCGCTTGAATTCCTTTTCTGCCATGTCATAGAGCTTTTTCTGCCGGTAGCATTTGCCCAGCACGAAATGGCCGGTGACGTAGTAGGGGTGGCGGCGAACGCCTTCTTCACACACCTGTATGGCTTCATCGATGCGGCCGTTGCGCATCAAGACGTCGGCGACGCGCGCAAAGGTAAGCGAATCCGGATTCTGCTGCAGCAAAACCTGCAGCGATTCCAGGCGCTCGGTTTCAACTCTAGTCATGACAGCTTCCTCAATTCAAATGTCCTGCCTGACCTGCTTGCCGGTTTCAACGCGGCTGCAACACACCGTTGGAGCGCCCCGCCAGCCACAGCACCCGCGCCAGTTTGGCGCGCACATGCGGCAGCAGCGAGTGCTGCAGCGAGAGCACACCGATATAGGCGTAGCCGCAGCAATACAAGAGTTGAAACGGTAGAGCGGCAAACTCGGCGAAGCGCAGAGAGATCACCACGCCGGCCAGGCTGTAGAGCGCCAGCAGCAACTCCAGAATGCCGGTGCCCGCAAATCGCGTAACCGGGCTGCGCCGGTCGAAATATTTCTTGCCCTGAAAATGATCGCGTTCGTTTTCGATGCGGTATTTCGGCGTGCGCTGGAATTCACTGCGGCGGTTGACCAGGCCCTGCAGGATGGCACGGGTGTTGTTGACCGCCAGGCCCATGCTGCCGGCCATGAAAATCGGAAAATACAAGATGCGGCGCCGCCAATCCGGATAAAGCTCGCGCTGCGATGTCATGTACATCAAAAACGATCCGAGGAACGCCAGCACGAAAACCGAGCTGATTGCGAAGTAAAGGCTGTAATCATTGCCCGGCCCGTTTTTCAACAGAATCAGCGGGAGGTTGAGCAAGCCGACCAGCAGAATGAATGGAAACACCAGATTGTTGGTCAGGTGA
The window above is part of the bacterium genome. Proteins encoded here:
- a CDS encoding glycosyltransferase family 2 protein, translating into MPPPDHLAIILVTYQSAAHIGACLASLPLAEPRRRLTIHLIDNASTDNTMEIAAQAVRELPVPRVTAHVLRNHSNVGFTAALNQGLALCPLEAPVLFLNPDTVFPPASLARLLTELYEHDHVGVIAPQLHYLNASLPSAITAPYTFSDATIQPSCRRFPRYADLFFEFTGLSRAFPASRRCNRWKMGDFDHRRSRAVDQPQGACLLVRPQVVQAIGRWDERFPLFFSDVDWCRRVWQAGWQIRFTAEVKVFHALGASVKQVRPAALWSSHLSFWRYFWKYHRSRLEAAGLVLLAPLFLLTAALRIAGHALAAPFRRLNMIS
- a CDS encoding tetratricopeptide repeat protein, encoding MTRVETERLESLQVLLQQNPDSLTFARVADVLMRNGRIDEAIQVCEEGVRRHPYYVTGHFVLGKCYRQKKLYDMAEKEFKRVLVFDPKHIAAHRQYGDLMREIEWDNTCEMSYRKILHIDPLDNYVQSVVDEFARQSQVAAPATRAPASPSTTTASRPASATAAAARKPAAPIPKQPAEPPARKPAEPPAPPAPAEPKPPLTALPLSDEELLATSAKPSAEAPRPAPPQPVNLPEPIHDRSADKKLETNTAVLTKSDEARFSSILDDIFNDEVIDDADDRPAPTLERKSAAAPEPAAAKPLPALEGFEVQQYSRRTAAPPPATADLNRPPVTEEPLDTEIEEPDFAAAPGPAAPPPQHSADTDFDFEALPPVEKTAANDAAAERTSVPAAPANRRRPAPTRLLEQLEESVAPMPNSEFQPRDKIVTPTLGEIYAAQGQYAKAIGVFELLSKKDPANRHYREKIDYLKKRLQETQNAG
- a CDS encoding aminopeptidase P family protein yields the protein MPDRIERLRQALREKELAAMLISAPASVRYFFGFTGSNALGLITAVRSLLVTDWRYRDQAAQEVEHAEVLIAYRDLFVPLKENRALPSGWRVGFEDHHLTCQQLSQLRKHFPQLKLTPTERLLSQLAVPKEANELAALRQAAAFACQTWEAIQPYLRLGVSEADLAAEIVYRSRKAGSEADPFEPIVASGPRSALPHGRSTARRLQPGDMVVIDFGCVCAGYASDVTRTIAVGEPPARLREVYHVVKEAGEQVYAALRPEMKAVALDQVAREFLKAKGFGEQFNHALGHGLGLDVHMLPRIGPESKDVIPFGSVLALEPGVYLPGMGGVRLEDDVLVTAGGCEILTPITRELICVE